GCCCGTGAGTTTCCATCGGAtggaaaaagaagaggctGCGACGAAGAAGCTCTTCGACAAGTTTGTGGACATTGGCGATGGGATGAACCTGGGCGCTGAAGACCTGGATGACTTCGACGCCGTTGACTGGATCGACCTGGACTGGCAGCAAATCGAGGACGTGCTGTGGAGTGAccacgacggcggcgacgacctCGACGATGAAAACGATGACGAGCTCAGTCTCCATTCAATCGTGAAACGGGTCGTGGAAGAGGGGAAAAGACAGGGAAAACAGAATATGTCGCCCGCCGACATAGCAGATCACATTGAAAAGGAAGTcaaggaagacgaggaacgACGAAatggcgacgacgaggattGGAGTTGGCTCCATGATGAGTTGTGATCAAAAGTCCCGGTGAACGTTGTGGTGGAGCACTTCGTCGAGGTGCCTTCTCCTGGGCAGGCGGGCGTATCGTAAAAGTGTTCAAACTCGAGTGATGGCTCGGCGATGGGGGACTGGCGTTTCCTGGTCTTTTCTCGTGGGAGATACCATTGCAGTGCGACCTGGAAGACAAAAATGGGACTTACAGTATGCGTCCATTGGCATCCGAGAGGATGATGAGAGGTGCGCAGTCGTGGTCGATCACACACTTGCGAAGCACGGCAGGAGGGTCACGGTGCAGCTGTGGTTGCTGCTTTCGGTTTTCCACGTCTGCAGGTCGGGCTTGGAGCCCTTGTCTGAAGTCGAGGGCGGTTCCTTTTGGGTCAGCTTTTGCCTCTTGTGAGCAGATGTAGTAGCTTGCAATGTGTCTTCGTGACTAGGCCCCTGGACGGGACGGGGGCACCCCGCAGTCGGATTTCAGCAGCGTCAGTTCCCTAGACTCACTGGGCGCCTCTGTCAGTGGAGTGGTCCTCCCTCAACCGCGTGGACCTTTGTTGAGATCGAGGTTGCAGGCATCCTCGGCCTCCCCATCCAGGTAACTTTTGGATGTCGCACTTCGGTTTCGGTTTCGGCTGCTGCTTCGAGTCATGCCATGGCAGGGCAAAGCAGTGCTGTAAAATTTTACTAAGAGCTTGCAATCGTTCGGGGCGCATCGTTTGGAACGCCCCATGCGAATGGAACGATAGTGTGCCTTCACATCAATAGGCCGCTCAACAGGAGGCGGTATGGTATGAGAACCGCGTTTCCACGGGCCTGATGAGGCAGGCTGTCCACCGCAAGACGCTGGCAACAGTGCGATTTCTCCTTTTTCAGAGCCGCATCTCGAGTAGTGAGTAGGATGCACGGTAAGAGACGGTACCTCTCCTCGGGTGGGTGCAGGTACCTGTAAAATAGAGCCGTGTCCAATCATAGCTTTTGTTTCACTGAGGGGTGGTCGTGAGGGAAAACTTCCACCGCATATATCCCCACCAGAAACCGGCGTCCGCCCACCGGGCGGATCCTGCCTCCTTGCAACGCGGCTGCACCAGCGAAGGAGACCCTCAGAACAAAGTGTTGCTATACACTGCGCGGGCGGTGACGCAGGCTTGGCTTTGACACATAGAGCTAAGGACTTGACAGTAGCGTGGACGTGTGTCTTACACGTGCGGCGCACGGGCGTGTGGCCCCGGAGAAATCCGGCGGTTTACACATTTCTAGTGCCGTAGATGATGTGAAGCTTCGTGTGTTGTGCTTGTGTTGCAAAATGAGCAATCACCAGTTTCATATCGCAGACTGTCCAGTCAGGGCGGGGTCGACTAACAAGAAGTGCTGCTGCTGATTTGGAAGCCGCCACCGCCACGTTGCACTCACTATTCGACTCCACAAAGCTATGAACACGTTCTCGAGCTCAAGCGGTGCTACCCTCTGAACACAATCGAGAAATCCTATGAAGAAACCAGCTAACTCGCTCTGCGCAACCGGTCTATTGGGTCCATCCCTCGCAGTACAGCTGAGCAGGTGCCGCAGCTGTACACAAAAGCGTCTCAAGCTGGACGAAAAAAACCGTCCGCCTATGTCAGAATCGGATAAGCTTTCTGACAAACCTAGCCGACTCCAACCCATGAACGAATGAGTTTAGAAGCGTCAGCGCAATCAAGACACCAGAACAATAAACAAAGTTCGGCAGAGGATGACGAGTTATAACGACGCCAGCGACCTTCGGATACATACAACAAACGGGAGAACACGTCTATGCCGCGGCGgtttcgtcgtcttcctgaGGCATCTGGAAGTAGCGCAGCTCGTACACGGTGTCGCGGCTGCTGACCACGCGCATGAAGTCACGCAGCATCTGCTTCTTCAGGTACTTCTTCGTCAGATACTGAAGGACACAAGCATAAACCAAAAAAGACAATCCAGTGAGGCACCAATGTTCGCGACCCATCTACATGACGTGATGGCTGCCCAACCTCCTGCCTTCTCGCACTGTTTCGTTGGTAGTGTCGAGACGAATGGCAAGCCGACGCTGTGGGTCGTACTCGCCACTTTTTCCCGCAACAGCGTTAAATTGCGTTTGTCTAATGCACAGCGCATATCCACCTGCTGCCGTGACAGTTTGCCAAAGTCGGCTCCGCCAGCCGCCCTCCACTCAGAGAGAGGCACTTGTGGAAAACTAGCCGTCAAGCACTAGTAGTACACGTTAGGAGCCTTCGGTGCACCAAGGCGAGATCGACCAAGTGGCCTCTGGCTGACATATTTCACCCTGTTCAGTGACGAAACGATACTCGAGACGGCCGGTACACGACTCGCTCACCTTAATGTATCTCTTGGAGAAGGGGAGCTCTGCTGTAACGAACACCTTCGCCTTTTCCCGCGAGACCTGCACGCGGTCTCCGAGGTTGTTGCACTTGCCATTGACCTTGATGTGCGTCTGAAGGAATCGCTCCTGTGAACCAGCGCAACACCCACGAAAACATGCATTAATTATTTTACTTCCTCTGAGCCCCGCGCGAGGTTGCTGGCCGACGTGCATATACAGCACGGATGCAGCAACAGCACTTGCGAGCTCTGCAGCACGCTACCGTCTCTGCACGGTGTCCCTGTGGACAGCGTTGGGTGATTTACCCGAGGGAGACTACGGTGTCCACGCCGCCATCTCGTCCAGCTGACATACGGTAAATCACGCAAGAAGCAATCCACATGCGCACCTCGATGACACAGGATGAATCACGCCGCCATACTTCCACCATCCCTGAGAGCCGCTCGGGCAGCAGCCCGTATAACACGCACTGGAGCGCCCGCGAATATGTCAGACCCGCCCAAGCACGACACATTACAGCTACGCAACAAGCTCCATCTTCCACTGTGCACACCCGACGTTGAACAAACTAGAGTCATCCAGTGGACCGATGCGCACAACTATGTCCGCGTGTCGTGTACAAATACCGCGGGCACAGGCAGCCAGTCCTCCCCATGCACCGGCGGCATGCACGCGGAAACATCGAGGCCCTGCGCTCCACGATCGCTAAGGGGCGCAGGAGTCAAACAAGTAGGTAGGCAGGACAGGATCCCGCCACAAGAAAAAGAAGTGCGTCGCGGCGAAAAAAACGACGGCAGAAAGCGAGACGGGCATTAACGGGTGGCATCGCACGAACGCTTCAGTGCAATACTATCGTATTGACGCACAACAGTGGGGCAAGCAAACTCCCCCGGAACAGTGCACCGATGCGGGGCACGATTTAGAGACCCATCAAAGGTCAAAACTTCCAACATTTGGCAACCTACCAGTCCTTTTGCCTCGATGATATTGTCGTCGACCGGCTTCTGGCAGTCGACTGTGAATTTCACCTTTACCGGCTTggccgcagcgcccttcTTCCCACCAGCAACGCGGCCAGAGACCGGCGACCTCCTGTGGGCCTTTGCCATTCTGTTCAGCGGTCGACAGAAAAATTGAGAAAGGACCACGCAGATCGGGTTGAAATCTAACCACGAAAGATTTGCAGAAGCGACAGCAAGGAAATACGCGGATAGAGCAGCAGCGCTTCTTGGAAGACATACAGGTCGCATGAAACGCGAGCGCAACGCAAGCTTGACATGCGCCAACAAAagggcggctggcggcgagcaTGCTGTCGTCCGGTCCGCGCTTATATTCGAGGCGGCACACGTGAGCTATGCAGCACGCGTATGTTCCCTCCACGGCAGCGTTGTTTTCCGTCGGCCCCGAGAAGGGGAGTTGCCGGGATCAGTGCATAGCACTCACAAACCGCCGCCAGCAATAGTGTGCGGTGCTCAAATACTCAACTTGGTTTCAATAAATAGCGCAGCATAGGAACTTGGTTTAGCTGAATAGTTCCTGGGGCCACAAGATAAaaaggcagccgccgcggcgcagtccTACAGAATCAAGTGGGGGGCCGGGGGCCAAAATTCCACGCACCGGATAATTCAAGTACGCATGACGCTTGTTGCCCAAATATACCTAAATTTGAGAATCGGATAAACTTATTGAGATTTTGTGTCTATTAGAAATTCTGCCGGTTTCTCGAGCGAGTGAGCAGCATGTCCGCCATACTTCGGCATGCTGAAAGGCAACGTTCTCGAGAACGAGGTGGCGGAGGTAGTGGAAGAACCTATGAATCTCCTTCCATGTCCGTCCGGGTGCCGGCTGCAGTGTGTAGAGAAAGATACTACCCAAAGATATGTGAATATCGTGCTTCGTCCAGATGGTACGCTTTGTTGACCGGCTGGTCTTACCGTTCGGAAGCCGACCACGCGGCCTCCCGCATCTCCGACGCCAGAATGCGATTTCCATGTTCCACATGCACGTTAAGGCTGTGTTCCAAGCTGACCGTCTGTCATCAGTTTATCTATTTCCTACTGAGTCGAGCTAGCCCTCACGAGGCACATATGAACGACAGCGCTGGCAGCGGCTTGCGTCGGGAGAGTGTTCCCTGTCAACCAGATTGACATCATCCTCGTAAGTAGGATTGCCCGCATGGCTAGGGTCTAAGGGTGGTCACCtggcaacaactgcttctccCCCTGTCAGAATACCTAGTGGGCTGTGACAACGCGTGATGCCTGATTGGTCACTGGTACTGCTGCATCGGTACCAAAAAATGTATCATACAGCTCCCTACCCACTTTTGCAGGCAGGGCTCGCTATCGTTTAGAGGGTCTTGGCAGTTCTTCAAGGTCTGCGCTACTCTTTAGCACGTACAGACGCCTGACCACCGTGTCCGCGAGCAAGGCAAATGCCGACACAGAAACAAGATCGTTTTCCTTCCACACACCCTCACGCCGGCAAATCATTATGCACAACGAGTTCGCCCTCAGTTATTTCGAGAACTTATGGCAAAGCGCACCACCAACCTGAAGCTGCCCTTGAGTTAAACAATAAAACGCTTCGTGAGCTGCTGTGTCGCGGCCGAACTACCAAACAcaggaggaaaagaagaaaacgcactCCAGTGCGATGAACTCCAAGATGTTGAGGATTTCTACATCATCGCAATGGGCAACTGGCTTAACCAGCGCTGAAATTCCTCTTAGGGTCTACGCCAAGTCACGCATTTACGAAGGGTACCCGCGGAGTCGGCTACGAAGTGTATCTGCATTCGGAACACACGCACGACTGTACGCTCCATAGGGGGGTTCCAGAACGCGCCATGCCACGGGAATCACTACAGCAAGT
The Besnoitia besnoiti strain Bb-Ger1 chromosome VIII, whole genome shotgun sequence genome window above contains:
- a CDS encoding ribosomal protein RPL22 (encoded by transcript BESB_082580) — protein: MAKAHRRSPVSGRVAGGKKGAAAKPVKVKFTVDCQKPVDDNIIEAKGLERFLQTHIKVNGKCNNLGDRVQVSREKAKVFVTAELPFSKRYIKYLTKKYLKKQMLRDFMRVVSSRDTVYELRYFQMPQEDDETAAA